In the Mytilus trossulus isolate FHL-02 chromosome 1, PNRI_Mtr1.1.1.hap1, whole genome shotgun sequence genome, one interval contains:
- the LOC134714094 gene encoding uncharacterized protein LOC134714094 isoform X2, with product MALNGQNQPGWEDLPEIMFEEIYSYLTPKQRHLASQVCSTWYAAFYSPRVWETFVLEKKSLTRRRFNFFKGIQRELCPRKTQMCLYQVGRYFKKMNIMPSIDYFNVYEFLRILQAFLSFYEDYPMPLLKTFHFIFACESFDISGRQIHGTGGKMLEGLKSLMEALQGVKYFTVNQLMLANDDLDGVLESVSNQCSKSIIRLEILDFSSSPYPLTAIVNCFENLQTLVLGPHNVDDEVVLLLAGTVLTELQLVQDRYTCDALPVSADAWRLVREMAPHLKVSLEIRGRTKDELLLQPHAPVYKIVLATPTHRITELLMTSVIYNYQSTLEIFAQKVFVRGSRAFHDRCDSSVLSLVRHCPKLHTLIVSERMSTMTVILLAEEGHLDNLYVRRYALIKRADWPRCSNWTQEFYRGVKYCAWSYGRTRERIEKIYDKRWSFFRDKQFCAL from the coding sequence ATGGCCCTAAATGGTCAAAACCAACCTGGTTGGGAGGATTTGCCTGAAATAATGTTTGAGGAAATATATAGTTATCTAACTCCAAAACAAAGACATTTAGCATCACAAGTATGCTCCACGTGGTATGCTGCGTTTTACTCACCGAGAGTATGGGAAACTTTTGTCTTAGAGAAAAAATCTTTGACAAGGAGAAGGTTTAACTTCTTTAAAGGTATCCAACGAGAATTGTGTCCTAGAAAAACTCAGATGTGTCTTTATCAAGTCGGAAGATATTTCAAGAAGATGAATATCATGCCATCAATTGACTACTTCAACGTGTACGAGTTTCTCAGAATTCTACAGGCATTTTTGTCGTTTTATGAAGACTATCCGATGCCTTTGTTAAAgacatttcatttcatatttgcATGCGAAAGTTTTGATATAAGTGGACGACAGATTCACGGCACAGGAGGAAAGATGCTTGAAGGTCTGAAATCTTTGATGGAAGCTCTTCAGGGTGTTAAGTACTTTACAGTTAATCAGCTCATGTTGGCAAACGACGACCTTGATGGGGTTCTTGAGTCGGTCAGTAATCAATGCTCAAAATCTATCATACGTCTGGAAATCTTAGATTTTAGTAGCAGTCCGTACCCTTTGACAGCAATAGTCAATTGTTTTGAGAATTTACAGACATTAGTTTTGGGGCCTCATAATGTAGATGACGAAGTTGTGCTTTTACTGGCAGGGACTGTTTTAACTGAGCTTCAACTTGTTCAAGATAGGTATACATGTGATGCTTTACCTGTTTCTGCAGATGCTTGGAGATTGGTCAGAGAAATGGCACCACATTTGAAAGTGTCGCTTGAAATAAGAGGCAGGACAAAAGATGAATTGTTGCTACAGCCACACGCACCTGTATATAAGATCGTTCTAGCAACTCCAACGCATAGAATTACAGAACTCTTAATGACCTCTGTCATATACAACTACCAATCAACACTTGAAATATTTGCTCAAAAGGTATTCGTACGTGGTTCTAGGGCATTTCACGACCGCTGTGATTCCTCTGTGTTGTCTTTAGTTAGACATTGTCCTAAACTTCACACATTGATTGTCAGTGAACGTATGTCAACAATGACTGTCATCCTTCTGGCAGAAGAAGGGCACTTAGATAATCTCTACGTTCGACGATACGCTCTCATCAAAAGAGCAGATTGGCCACGGTGCAGCAACTGGACTCAGGAATTTTACAGAGGCGTTAAATACTGTGCATGGAGTTATGGAAGAACAAGGGAACGAATAGAAAAGATTTATGACAAAAGATGGTCGTTTTTCAGAGACAAACAATTTTGCGCATTGTGA
- the LOC134714094 gene encoding uncharacterized protein LOC134714094 isoform X1: MQVRKMALNGQNQPGWEDLPEIMFEEIYSYLTPKQRHLASQVCSTWYAAFYSPRVWETFVLEKKSLTRRRFNFFKGIQRELCPRKTQMCLYQVGRYFKKMNIMPSIDYFNVYEFLRILQAFLSFYEDYPMPLLKTFHFIFACESFDISGRQIHGTGGKMLEGLKSLMEALQGVKYFTVNQLMLANDDLDGVLESVSNQCSKSIIRLEILDFSSSPYPLTAIVNCFENLQTLVLGPHNVDDEVVLLLAGTVLTELQLVQDRYTCDALPVSADAWRLVREMAPHLKVSLEIRGRTKDELLLQPHAPVYKIVLATPTHRITELLMTSVIYNYQSTLEIFAQKVFVRGSRAFHDRCDSSVLSLVRHCPKLHTLIVSERMSTMTVILLAEEGHLDNLYVRRYALIKRADWPRCSNWTQEFYRGVKYCAWSYGRTRERIEKIYDKRWSFFRDKQFCAL; the protein is encoded by the exons ATGCAAGTCAG GAAAATGGCCCTAAATGGTCAAAACCAACCTGGTTGGGAGGATTTGCCTGAAATAATGTTTGAGGAAATATATAGTTATCTAACTCCAAAACAAAGACATTTAGCATCACAAGTATGCTCCACGTGGTATGCTGCGTTTTACTCACCGAGAGTATGGGAAACTTTTGTCTTAGAGAAAAAATCTTTGACAAGGAGAAGGTTTAACTTCTTTAAAGGTATCCAACGAGAATTGTGTCCTAGAAAAACTCAGATGTGTCTTTATCAAGTCGGAAGATATTTCAAGAAGATGAATATCATGCCATCAATTGACTACTTCAACGTGTACGAGTTTCTCAGAATTCTACAGGCATTTTTGTCGTTTTATGAAGACTATCCGATGCCTTTGTTAAAgacatttcatttcatatttgcATGCGAAAGTTTTGATATAAGTGGACGACAGATTCACGGCACAGGAGGAAAGATGCTTGAAGGTCTGAAATCTTTGATGGAAGCTCTTCAGGGTGTTAAGTACTTTACAGTTAATCAGCTCATGTTGGCAAACGACGACCTTGATGGGGTTCTTGAGTCGGTCAGTAATCAATGCTCAAAATCTATCATACGTCTGGAAATCTTAGATTTTAGTAGCAGTCCGTACCCTTTGACAGCAATAGTCAATTGTTTTGAGAATTTACAGACATTAGTTTTGGGGCCTCATAATGTAGATGACGAAGTTGTGCTTTTACTGGCAGGGACTGTTTTAACTGAGCTTCAACTTGTTCAAGATAGGTATACATGTGATGCTTTACCTGTTTCTGCAGATGCTTGGAGATTGGTCAGAGAAATGGCACCACATTTGAAAGTGTCGCTTGAAATAAGAGGCAGGACAAAAGATGAATTGTTGCTACAGCCACACGCACCTGTATATAAGATCGTTCTAGCAACTCCAACGCATAGAATTACAGAACTCTTAATGACCTCTGTCATATACAACTACCAATCAACACTTGAAATATTTGCTCAAAAGGTATTCGTACGTGGTTCTAGGGCATTTCACGACCGCTGTGATTCCTCTGTGTTGTCTTTAGTTAGACATTGTCCTAAACTTCACACATTGATTGTCAGTGAACGTATGTCAACAATGACTGTCATCCTTCTGGCAGAAGAAGGGCACTTAGATAATCTCTACGTTCGACGATACGCTCTCATCAAAAGAGCAGATTGGCCACGGTGCAGCAACTGGACTCAGGAATTTTACAGAGGCGTTAAATACTGTGCATGGAGTTATGGAAGAACAAGGGAACGAATAGAAAAGATTTATGACAAAAGATGGTCGTTTTTCAGAGACAAACAATTTTGCGCATTGTGA
- the LOC134706501 gene encoding uncharacterized protein LOC134706501, protein MYKKTTMQSYRQGLQRHLSKTRDVDILKGDNFKKSKKAFQCMTKELKRLGLAAVEHYPAIADADMEKMYMFFCKDLESPKMLQYKVFVDIMIHFGRRGRENLATLTRQDFAVQPDPEGTLYVYKTHDELTKNHQTDSEKSSDGRMYEIKGSDRCPVRSFVKYIRRLNPKCNKLFQQPKLTAKDGIHYDNIPLGHNKLGVYMNEISKAANLSKEYTNHSCRATTVHILDEAQIPSRHIMSVTGHKSEASLKTYSGKTCEKTKKIMSDKLSEKTLCKTSTVSKPAALSSNIDFLCLSQTSMTVETEAISTTSFGSFNLQPLSDSQTQNLMNDIIPEMAADDGMDDGMDDLLKSLEVPRCIPKQSNSVNAANMNQKAMPAPVFNNCSNITVNYNFIQKN, encoded by the exons ATGTATAAGAAGACGACCATGCAGTCTTATCGCCAAGGCTTGCAACGGCACTTATCTAAAACAAGGGATGTTGACATTCTCAAAGGTGACAATTTCAAGAAGTCCAAAAAAGCATTCCAATGTATGACAAAGGAGCTAAAAAGACTTGGTCTGGCAGCTGTGGAGCACTATCCAGCAATTGCTGATGCTGATAtggaaaaaatgtacatgtttttctGTAAAGATTTGGAAAGTCCAAAAATGCTCCAGTACAAG GTATTTGTGGACATAATGATTCATTTTGGACGTAGAGGCAGGGAGAACCTGGCAACCTTAACAAGACAGGACTTTGCAGTACAGCCAGATCCAGAGGGTACACTTTATGTTTATAAAACCCATGATGAACTAACCAAAAATCATCAGACAGATAGTGAAAAGTCATCCGATGGGAGGATGTATGAAAtcaaag GTAGTGACCGATGTCCAGTAAGGTcgtttgtaaaatatatacgCCGTCTGAATCCAAAATGTAATAAACTTTTTCAACAGCCAAAGTTAACAGCTAAAGATGGGATACATTATGACAACATTCCCCTTGGACACAACAAACTGGGCGTATATATGAACGAGATAAGCAAGGCAGCCAACCTGTCAAAGGAGTATACAAACCACTCATGCAGGGCTACAACTGTCCACATTTTAGATGAGGCACAAATTCCCAGTAGACACATTATGAGTGTCACTGGTCATAAATCGGAGGcatctttaaaaacatatagtggtaaaacatgtgaaaaaaccaaaaaaataatgtcagaCAAATTAAGTGAAAAAACACTATGCAAAACATCAACAGTTTCGAAACCAGCCGCTTTGTCttcaaatattgattttttgtgtctttcacAAACTAGTATGACTGTAGAAACTGAGGCGATATCAACTACCTCATTTGGCTCTTTCAATTTACAGCCATTGTCTGACTCGCAAACTCAAAACCTCATGAATGATATCATTCCTGAAATGGCAGCTGATGATGGTATGGATGATGGTATGGATGATTTATTGAAATCTCTAGAAGTTCCAAGATGTATACCAAAACAGTCGAACTCAGTTAATGCTGCTAATATGAACCAGAAAGCTATGCCAGCTCCAGTATTCAATAACTGTTCAAATATAACTGTCAATTACAATTTCATTCAGaagaattaa